In one window of Poriferisphaera corsica DNA:
- a CDS encoding outer membrane protein, translating into MRYTLASLLAATTICTAVHAQSDFLSDYTNAYKTKPKSAIDDVDYKNYQEKDDFKITPYIQGFGTFALTNETDYVGNGSTIAEDIEQDNAFGAGVALGFETGNWRTEAEFSYQRFGFSETINNGSNILGYDTEISNYNIFINGYYDIPVQDKLEFFLGGGAGISIYRGNFDLSATAPLGDQNDVTHDVVFGYHFDAGINYLVDDHLEVFSAYRIFSSEGPSFEDHGEIEIDSPIFHTIMLGMRYKF; encoded by the coding sequence ATGCGCTATACTCTCGCCAGTCTTTTGGCCGCCACGACAATATGCACAGCGGTACACGCTCAATCCGACTTTCTTTCCGACTACACCAATGCCTATAAAACGAAACCCAAATCAGCCATAGATGATGTCGACTATAAAAACTACCAAGAAAAAGACGACTTCAAGATTACACCTTACATCCAAGGTTTTGGAACATTCGCACTCACCAACGAAACAGACTATGTCGGCAACGGCTCCACCATTGCCGAAGATATAGAACAAGATAACGCCTTCGGCGCAGGCGTCGCACTCGGTTTCGAAACCGGCAATTGGCGTACCGAAGCTGAATTCTCATACCAGCGTTTCGGCTTCTCAGAAACCATCAACAACGGTTCAAACATACTCGGCTACGACACCGAAATCTCCAACTACAACATTTTCATCAACGGTTACTACGACATCCCCGTCCAAGACAAACTTGAATTCTTTCTCGGCGGCGGCGCAGGCATCTCTATCTACCGCGGCAATTTTGACCTCTCAGCAACAGCACCCCTCGGCGACCAAAACGACGTCACACATGACGTTGTCTTCGGTTATCACTTTGACGCAGGCATAAACTATCTCGTAGATGATCATTTGGAAGTCTTCTCAGCCTACCGCATATTCTCTTCTGAAGGGCCTTCCTTCGAAGATCATGGTGAAATCGAAATCGACAGCCCCATCTTCCACACCATCATGCTCGGCATGAGATATAAATTCTAA